A single genomic interval of Pyrus communis chromosome 7, drPyrComm1.1, whole genome shotgun sequence harbors:
- the LOC137740647 gene encoding uncharacterized protein, with amino-acid sequence MVADALSRKSQGCINALYASRVPFLANLRSMGVRLEAEDQEVALLANFQVRPILVDRVLEAQITDEETQEIIQFGDAWHKRLDLMEFAYINNFHSSISMALFEALYGRSCRISLCWSEVGERVLVGPEIIEKTTQNIQVIKSNLKAAQDRQKSLADRHATDRVYKVGDWVFLKLSPWRGVVRFGKKGKLSPGYIGPYMITERVGEVAYKLELPSELAKVHNVFHVSMLRHYVANPSHVIPHQPLEINLDLTYDKEPVTILDWKEKVLRNKKVNLVKVL; translated from the exons atggtagctgatgcacttagcaggaagtctcagggctgtatcaatgcgttgtacgctagtcgcgTTCCTTTTCTGGCAAACTTAAGATCCATGGGAGTGAGGTTAGAGGCAGAAGATCAAGAggtggctttacttgctaattttcaagttaggccaattttagttgATCGTGTGCTTGAAGCCCAGATAACTGATGAggaaactcaagaaataatcCAA tttggcgatgcttggcacaagcggttagatttaatggaatttgcctacatcAACaactttcattcgagtatcagCATGGCACTatttgaggcattgtatggtagatcttgtcgcatatccttgtgttggtcagaggtcggagaaagagttttggtgggcccggAGATTATTGAAAAGACTACTCAAAATATTCAGGtaatcaagtctaacctgaaggcagcccaggatcgacaaaagagcttagcggatcggcatgctactgaCAGAGTGTATAAGGTTGGCGATTGGGTGTTTCttaagctttcaccgtggagaggtgttgtgcggtttggaaagaaaggtaagttgaGTCCTGGGTATATCGGACCGTACATGATCACtgagcgagttggtgaagtgGCTTACAAGCTTGAGTTGCCTTCTGAGCTAGCTAAAGtacataatgtttttcacgtgtctatgcttcgacattatgttgcgaatccgtctcatgtgatacctcatcaacccttggaaattaatttggatttgacttatgataaggaaccagtgacgattttggattggaaggaaaaggttctAAGGAACAAGAaagtgaatttggtgaaagttttgtaa
- the LOC137739149 gene encoding uncharacterized protein At2g34160-like, giving the protein MEGITDGVNNITINASDSHKKNRIQVSNTKKPLFFYVNLAKRYMQQYNEVELSALGMAIATVVTIAEILKNNGLAVEKKIMTSTVDIKDDSRGRPVQKAKIEIVLGKSENFDDLMAAAAEEREMAGAEEQS; this is encoded by the exons ATGGAGGGGATCACGGACGGCGTGAACAACATCACCATCAACGCCTCCGATTCGCACAAGAAGAACCGAATTCAGGTCTCAAATACCAAGAAGCCGCTCTTCTTCTATGTTAATCTTGCCAAG AGGTATATGCAACAGTACAATGAGGTGGAGCTCTCCGCTTTAGGAATGG CTATTGCCACGGTTGTTACAATTGCAGAAATTCTGAAAAACAATGGGCTGGCAGTTGAGAAAA AAATCATGACATCAACTGTTGACATTAAGGATGATTCTAGGGGGAGGCCAGTCCAAAAAGCCAAG ATTGAGATAGTACTTGGGAAGTCAGAAAACTTTGATGACTTGATGGCCGCTGCAGCCGAGGAGAGGGAAATGGCAGGTGCTGAGGAGCAAAGCTGA